DNA sequence from the Actinomycetota bacterium genome:
ACGGTCGACCCGAAGCCGTCGTGATCCCGGTCGACGAGTACGAGGCGCTTGAAGAGACCGCCGAGATCCTGTCCGATGACGACACTCTCACAGCGATTCAGCGAGGACTGGATGACCTAGCCGCTGGTGACCTCTTGCCACTGGACGAGGTGCGCCGTCAGTTCGAGCAACCGTCGGAGTCCTAGTGGCGCGGGTCTTCCTGACCCGTTCCGCGCGGACGGCACTCGAGGGGCTCGACTACCTACGAGCACAAGCCGTCCTCGACGCGCTCGCAGAGCTAGA
Encoded proteins:
- a CDS encoding type II toxin-antitoxin system prevent-host-death family antitoxin: GRPEAVVIPVDEYEALEETAEILSDDDTLTAIQRGLDDLAAGDLLPLDEVRRQFEQPSES